The genomic segment CTGGCTGAGCCCCGTGGGGCTCGGTTTGCAGGAGCGTGCGCTGGCCGAGGCCTGGGGTGATCCGGCGCTGGACGTCTACGACGATGATTGACGTCCGGCGCGGCGACGTTGTGCTTGTGGCCTTCCCGTTCGTGGGGGAAGGTGGGGTCGGGCGGAAGCGGAGACCTGCCGTGGTCGTGCAGTCGGACCGCTACAACCGGCGCAGGGCGGCGGTGATTCTCGCTGCCATCACGAGCACGCAGAAGCAGCGTGATCTCCCGTGCAAAGTGACGGTCGCGCGCGATAGCCCCGACGGTCGCCACGCGGGACTGCGAACGGACAGCGTGGTAGACTGCCAGACCCTCATCACCCTGCCGCGAAGAGAGCTGGTCGCTCGGCTCGGGAGCCTTCGTCCGGAAGTCCTGAGCCTTATTGATCGTGCTATCGAAGATGCGCTGGGATTGCCCGGTCCGCGTGCCCAAGCTGTTCCGAAGTCCCC from the Gemmatimonadota bacterium genome contains:
- a CDS encoding type II toxin-antitoxin system PemK/MazF family toxin produces the protein MIDVRRGDVVLVAFPFVGEGGVGRKRRPAVVVQSDRYNRRRAAVILAAITSTQKQRDLPCKVTVARDSPDGRHAGLRTDSVVDCQTLITLPRRELVARLGSLRPEVLSLIDRAIEDALGLPGPRAQAVPKSPPS